Proteins from one Quercus lobata isolate SW786 unplaced genomic scaffold, ValleyOak3.0 Primary Assembly Scq3eQI_49, whole genome shotgun sequence genomic window:
- the LOC115973018 gene encoding putative disease resistance protein RGA4: MAEGALFDLAGNVLQLLGSIIVEEVKLASSIETEIENLTDTVTTIRAVLLDAEMQSSHNHQIKDWLSKLKDVLHDADDLLDDFSTQVMRRKVMTKKVRLFSSCSNPLAFSPKMGHEIKAIREKLNAIAKDKEAFHFSQSLVEPRVMTRGDRETYSFVLEDEVIGREDDKKEIMERLFDDNVVANISIIPIVGFGGLGKTTLAQLVYNDKNVQAEFEIKLWVCISDVFDLQRIVKEILEHLTKRKHEGSIEMLQTQLREELNGKKYLIVLDDLWNEESNKWLLLRNLLMGGARGSRIIVTTRSENVARIIGATSWHALRGLPEEKAWSLFVKVAFENGQLPKNEAFESLGREIMRKCGGVPLAIRTIASLLCTKATENEWRSFKDYELSKITQEEENVILSTLKLSYNHLPSYLKQCFAYCRLFPKDYKVDVATLINLWATQGFIKLSDSKQRVEDVGRDSCGWDGEYHANFEWGV, encoded by the exons atggcGGAAGGAGCTTTGTTCGATCTTGCAGGGAACGTCCTTCAACTGCTGGGCTCTATCATTGTTGAAGAGGTCAAACTGGCCTCTAGTATTGAAACTGAGATTGAAAATCTAACCGACACAGTCACCACAATCCGCGCTGTGCTTCTGGATGCAGAAATGCAGAGTTCTCATAATCATCAGATCAAAGACTGGCTCAGTAAGCTCAAAGATGTCCTCCATGATGCTGATGATTTGCTGGATGATTTCTCCACCCAAGTAATGCGCCGCAAAGTGATGACAAAGAAGGTACGCCTTTTCTCTTCATGTTCAAACCCGCTTGCTTTTAGTCCTAAGATGGGTCATGAAATAAAGGCAATTAGGGAGAAACTAAATGCCATTGCAAAAGATAAGGAGGCTTTTCACTTTAGTCAAAGCTTGGTTGAGCCACGAGTCATGACTAGGGGGGACAGAGAAACTTATTCTTTTGTACTCGAAGATGAAGTTATTGGGAGGGAGgatgataagaaagagattatggaACGTCTTTTTGATGACAATGTTGTAGCGAATATTTCTATCATTCCAATTGTTGGTTTCGGAGGATTGGGCAAGACGACACTGGCTCAATTGGTATACAATGATAAAAATGTCCAAGCAGAATTTGAGATAAAACTTTGGGTTTGTATCTCTGATGTCTTTGATCTACAGCGGATTGTTAAAGAAATTTTAGAACATTTGACAAAAAGGAAGCATGAAGGAAGCATTGAGATGTTGCAAACTCAGCTTCGAGAAGAgcttaatggaaaaaaatactTGATTGTCTTGGATGATTTGTGGAATGAGGAGAGTAATAAATGGCTTCTCTTGAGAAATTTGTTAATGGGTGGTGCAAGGGGAAGTAGGATAATAGTGACCACACGCTCAGAAAATGTAGCGAGGATAATAGGGGCAACTTCATGGCATGCTCTAAGAGGCCTACCTGAAGAAAAGGCTTGGAGTTTGTTTGTGAAAGTAGCATTTGAAAATGGTCAACTGCCAAAGAATGAAGCCTTTGAAAGTTTGGGTAGGGAGATTATGCGGAAGTGTGGTGGGGTACCTCTAGCCATAAGGACGATAGCAAGCTTGCTATGCACCAAAGCTACAGAAAATGAGTGGCGATCCTTCAAAGATTATGAACTCTCAAAAATaactcaagaagaagaaaatgttattttatcaACGCTTAAGTTGAGTTATAATCATCTACCATCGTACTTAAAGCAATGCTTTGCTTATTGTAGATTGTTTCCAAAAGATTACAAAGTTGATGTAGCAACATTGATTAATCTTTGGGCAACACAAGGTTTTATTAAGTTATCAGATTCAAAGCAACGTGTTGAGGATGTAGGGCGAGA CTCTTGTGGCTGGGATGGAGAGTACCATGCTAACTTCGAGTGGGGAGTATAA